A DNA window from Rhineura floridana isolate rRhiFlo1 chromosome 11, rRhiFlo1.hap2, whole genome shotgun sequence contains the following coding sequences:
- the LOC133366956 gene encoding olfactory receptor 4E1-like, with protein MGPENFTTVKTFILLGLTTNHNTELALFVFFTAIYTLILVGNTLIIIAIFYDQRLHTPMYFFLSNLSFIDVCHSSVIIPKMLAGFLEETKTISYGECMAQMFFLHLFACTEIFLLTIMAYDRYAAICHPLHYTTIMNRRVCILLGVGMWMGGFLHSIAFVALPLNAPLCGPNRIDHFFCDVPVVVQLACTNTFMFEVLIVSNSGLISVVCFIILVISYIVILISLRNRFTEGRRKALSTCAAHLTVVTFLLGHCIFIYLRPARTLPADKVFSIFFSAVTPLLNPIIYTLRNEDMLNALNKLRGRQTNVGGKGH; from the coding sequence ATGGGACCAGAGAATTTCACTACGGTGAAGACATTCATCCTGTTAGGCCTCACCACCAACCACAACACTGAATTGGCACTCTTTGTTTTTTTCACTGCCATCTATACCCTGATCCTAGTTGGCAACACTCTCATCATAATCGCTATCTTCTATGACCAACGTCTCCACACCCCCATGTACTTCTTTCTCAGCAACCTCTCCTTCATTGATGTCTGTCATTCTTCAGTGATCATACCCAAAATGCTGGCCGGTTTCCTAGAGGAGACAAAGACCATCTCCTATGGAGAATGCATGGCCCAGATGTTCTTCCTCCACCTCTTTGCTTGTACAGAGATCTTCCTCCTCACCATCATGGCCTACGACCGCTATGCCGCCATATGCCATCCTCTCCACTACACCACCATCATGAACCGCCGGGTCTGCATCCTGCTGGGTGTGGGCATGTGGATGGGTGGCTTCCTGCACTCCATTGCCTTTGTAGCATTGCCGCTCAATGCACCCCTCTGCGGCCCCAACAGAATCGACCACTTTTTCTGTGATGTGCCTGTGGTCGTGCAACTGGCCTGCACCAACACATTCATGTTCGAAGTCCTCATCGTCTCCAATTCAGGGTTGATCTCGGTGGTCTGCTTTATCATTCTGGTCATCTCCTACATCGTCATCCTCATTTCTTTGAGGAACCGCTTCACTGAAGGACGGCGGAAGGCTCTGTCCACTTGTGCCGCTCACCTGACAGTGGTAACCTTCCTCCTGGGGCATTGCATCTTCATCTACCTGAGACCGGCCAGGACTTTGCCTGCGGACAAAGTGTTTTCCATTTTCTTCTCGGCTGTCACACCACTGCTCAACCCAATCATCTACACCCTGCGGAACGAGGACATGCTGAACGCCCTGAACAAGCTGCGAGGTCGACAGACCAACGTGGGAGGCAAAGGACATTAG